The following coding sequences are from one Hymenobacter sp. DG25A window:
- a CDS encoding HupE/UreJ family protein produces the protein MSVFQTYLQLGFFHIFNLQAYDHLVFLLALCAPYVLQDWRRVAALVTSFTVGHSITLALATLGFVQYSPALIEVLIPVTILLTCLVNLSKAGQRPNPRAPIVLALPNLLAISFGLIHGLGFSSYLRELLGHQSRPVLELLAFNVGVELGQLLIVSLILILGLVVLRVFNVARRDWLLVVSGAAAGIAVILLLQHA, from the coding sequence ATGTCCGTTTTTCAGACCTACCTCCAGCTCGGCTTCTTCCACATCTTCAATCTGCAGGCTTACGACCACCTGGTGTTCCTGCTGGCCCTGTGCGCGCCCTATGTGCTGCAGGACTGGCGGCGCGTGGCGGCGCTGGTCACCAGCTTCACGGTGGGCCACTCCATTACGCTGGCGCTGGCCACGCTGGGCTTTGTGCAGTACAGCCCGGCGCTCATTGAAGTGCTGATTCCCGTTACCATTCTGCTCACCTGCCTGGTGAACCTGAGCAAGGCCGGGCAGCGCCCCAACCCCAGGGCCCCTATTGTGCTGGCCTTGCCTAACCTACTGGCCATCAGCTTTGGGCTGATTCATGGCCTGGGCTTTTCCAGCTACCTGCGCGAGCTGCTGGGCCACCAGAGCCGGCCGGTGCTGGAGCTGCTGGCTTTCAATGTGGGCGTGGAACTTGGGCAGCTCTTAATTGTGTCTTTGATCCTGATACTGGGCTTGGTGGTGCTGCGGGTATTTAACGTAGCCCGCCGCGACTGGCTGCTGGTAGTAAGCGGCGCGGCAGCGGGCATTGCGGTTATTTTGCTGCTGCAGCACGCCTAA
- a CDS encoding PH domain-containing protein produces the protein MGLLDGLLGNASEKDAQELQEELTKVLASTERVERAYVLIRDQIIFTNKRLITVDKQGVTGKKAELLSIPYRSITQFSMETTGHFDLESELKIWVRGQAAPIIKTFRDDKSIHDIYRALSEYAL, from the coding sequence ATGGGACTACTCGACGGCTTACTCGGCAATGCATCAGAAAAAGATGCCCAGGAATTACAGGAAGAGCTGACGAAGGTACTGGCCTCTACCGAGCGGGTAGAACGGGCATACGTACTCATCCGGGACCAGATAATCTTCACCAACAAGCGCCTGATTACCGTGGATAAGCAGGGTGTTACGGGCAAAAAGGCCGAGCTGCTAAGCATTCCCTACCGCAGCATCACGCAGTTTTCCATGGAAACCACCGGGCATTTTGATCTGGAATCGGAGCTGAAAATCTGGGTGCGCGGGCAGGCAGCCCCCATCATCAAAACCTTCCGCGACGATAAAAGCATCCATGACATTTACCGGGCCCTGAGCGAGTATGCGTTGTAG
- a CDS encoding M1 family metallopeptidase, whose product MLKHFFLTAGVAVLVAGPLAAQSTNSGTDKFAQLGQELPTPNAYRTASGAPGSQYWQQRADYNIQVKLDDEKQSITGSEDITYTNLSPDVLTYLWVQLDQNIMDKNSITQATEVGELSDKMSFRGLEYLMNSDFEGGFKISEVKLKGGKALSHVINHTMMRIDLPTPLRPKQAVTFSIKWSYNINDQLKINQRSGYEFFPEDKNYLYEIAQFYPRMAVYSDFQGWQHKQFLGNGEFALPFGDYRVSITAPADHVVGATGVLQNPGEVLTAAQRQRLEKAKNAKTPVLIVSQQEAEAAEQKRAKGTKTWTYAAKNVRDFAWASSRKFIWDAMQIKQAGKPVMCMSYYPKEGNPLWGKYSTEVVAHTIKTYSKYTIDYEYPVAISVHGPVGGMEYPMLCFNGGRPEKDGTYSAERKYGMISVIIHEVGHNFFPMIINSDERQWTWMDEGLNTFVQYLTEQEWERGYPSRRGEPKLIVDYMRTGKNVQTPIMTNSESVLQFGPNAYAKPATGLNILRETILGRQLFDYAFKEYARRWAYKHPEPADFFRTMEDASGTDLDWFWRGWFYTTDYTDLSIEGVKWYTVDSKNPEIENVRKREQLNAAPKTLSEQRNLQDIKRTLVDDKPELKDFYNQYDPLATTEADKKRYQEYVSKLTPEQQKRLSGGLHFYEVSLKNLGGLTMPVIVQMTYEDGKQEVVNIPAEIWRKNNAQVTKVFITEKPVVSFVLDPFLETADTDLSNNAFPHRNSPSRFELFEQQQRAQTNPMQNAMQQTEKKPTGTSTGGSN is encoded by the coding sequence ATGCTGAAACATTTCTTCCTCACGGCTGGTGTGGCGGTGCTGGTAGCCGGCCCATTGGCTGCCCAGTCCACCAACTCCGGCACCGATAAATTTGCCCAGCTGGGCCAGGAGCTGCCCACGCCCAACGCGTACCGCACGGCCTCCGGGGCACCCGGCAGCCAATATTGGCAGCAGCGCGCCGACTACAACATTCAGGTGAAGCTGGATGATGAAAAGCAGTCCATCACGGGCTCCGAGGACATCACCTACACCAACCTCTCGCCCGATGTGCTCACTTACCTGTGGGTGCAGCTGGACCAGAACATCATGGACAAAAACTCCATCACGCAAGCCACAGAAGTAGGCGAGCTGTCGGATAAGATGTCCTTCCGTGGGCTGGAGTACCTGATGAACTCCGACTTTGAAGGCGGCTTCAAGATTTCGGAAGTGAAGCTGAAAGGTGGTAAAGCTCTGTCCCACGTCATCAACCACACCATGATGCGCATTGACCTGCCCACGCCCTTGCGGCCCAAGCAGGCAGTTACGTTCAGCATCAAGTGGAGCTACAACATCAACGACCAGCTGAAAATCAATCAGCGCTCCGGCTACGAGTTCTTCCCCGAGGACAAGAACTACCTCTACGAAATTGCCCAGTTTTACCCCCGCATGGCGGTGTACTCTGACTTTCAGGGCTGGCAGCACAAGCAGTTCCTGGGCAATGGCGAGTTTGCCCTGCCCTTCGGTGACTACCGCGTGAGCATTACGGCCCCCGCCGACCACGTAGTAGGCGCTACCGGCGTGCTGCAGAACCCCGGCGAAGTACTGACGGCCGCCCAGCGCCAGCGCCTGGAGAAAGCCAAGAATGCCAAAACGCCCGTGCTCATCGTGAGCCAGCAGGAAGCCGAAGCCGCCGAGCAGAAGCGCGCCAAAGGCACCAAAACCTGGACCTACGCCGCCAAAAACGTACGTGACTTTGCCTGGGCTTCGTCTCGCAAATTCATCTGGGATGCCATGCAGATTAAGCAGGCCGGCAAGCCCGTAATGTGCATGAGCTACTACCCCAAAGAGGGCAACCCGCTGTGGGGCAAATACTCCACGGAAGTTGTCGCGCACACCATCAAAACCTACTCCAAGTACACCATCGACTACGAGTACCCGGTAGCTATTTCGGTGCACGGCCCGGTGGGCGGCATGGAATACCCTATGCTGTGCTTCAACGGCGGCCGCCCCGAGAAAGACGGCACCTACTCCGCTGAGCGGAAATACGGGATGATTTCGGTGATTATCCACGAAGTGGGCCACAACTTCTTCCCCATGATCATCAACTCCGATGAGCGCCAGTGGACGTGGATGGACGAAGGCCTGAACACCTTTGTGCAGTACCTCACGGAGCAGGAATGGGAGCGTGGCTACCCCTCCCGCCGCGGTGAGCCCAAGCTGATTGTGGACTACATGCGCACCGGCAAAAACGTGCAGACCCCGATTATGACCAACTCGGAATCGGTGCTGCAGTTTGGGCCGAACGCCTACGCCAAGCCCGCTACCGGCCTGAACATTCTGCGCGAAACCATTCTGGGCCGTCAGCTTTTCGACTACGCCTTTAAGGAATACGCCCGTCGCTGGGCCTACAAGCACCCCGAGCCCGCTGACTTCTTCCGCACCATGGAAGACGCCTCCGGCACTGACCTGGACTGGTTCTGGCGCGGCTGGTTCTACACCACCGACTACACCGACCTCAGCATTGAAGGCGTGAAGTGGTACACCGTAGACTCCAAGAACCCCGAAATTGAAAACGTCCGCAAGCGCGAGCAACTGAATGCGGCCCCTAAAACCCTCTCGGAGCAGCGCAACCTGCAGGACATCAAGCGTACCCTGGTAGACGACAAGCCCGAGCTGAAGGACTTCTACAACCAGTATGACCCGCTGGCTACCACTGAGGCCGACAAGAAGCGCTATCAGGAGTATGTATCTAAGCTTACTCCCGAGCAGCAGAAGCGCCTTTCCGGCGGCCTGCACTTCTACGAGGTAAGCCTGAAAAACCTGGGCGGCCTCACCATGCCGGTTATTGTGCAGATGACCTACGAGGACGGCAAGCAGGAAGTAGTGAACATTCCGGCCGAAATCTGGCGCAAGAACAACGCCCAGGTAACGAAGGTGTTCATCACTGAGAAGCCCGTTGTAAGCTTTGTGCTAGACCCCTTCCTGGAAACCGCCGATACGGACCTGTCTAACAACGCCTTCCCGCACCGGAATTCGCCTTCGCGCTTCGAGTTGTTTGAACAGCAGCAGCGCGCACAGACGAACCCGATGCAGAACGCCATGCAGCAGACGGAGAAGAAACCAACCGGCACCAGCACGGGCGGCAGCAACTAA
- a CDS encoding TonB-dependent receptor family protein: MNRIFLLSGLLLGSVPLLGQTLPAPDTTRTVLLPETTVTGYGQELPLRRTAAGIGVVDARVINQFNQTSLTAAVNTLPGVRLEERATASYRLSVRGSTLRSPFGVRNVKVYYNDIPFTEASGSTPLNLLDPATIGRIEVLKGPAGSAYGAGTGGAVLFSSPRPAAGTTRAQTGFTAGSFGLRRYNVAAESATEKASWRAQYVRQTLDGYRQQSAQRRSVVALDGELRPSDERTVALHLLYTDLDYQLPGGLTLAQFQQNPRQARPDSPVGPGTVAQKAAYRSRTALVGGSHQYQFSPRLSNKTVLYGSGSVIRTPFLVDYERNTLLGLGGRTAFRYQTTLAGHTLRLLAGAEVQSSFENSRNYRNQGGTPGALRYDDEIRTAMGFGFTQADWELPAGWLLTLGASYNRLTYRITRVSDAAAQPDTYQFKRSFRPEVSPRVALLKELSPKISAYASVSTGFSPPTEEEIRPSDGSLNADLQAERGTSYEIGTRGQLLADRLTFDVSVFDFELRQTIVTRSNAQGTALFSNSGATRQLGAEVAASGWLWKPASVEGGTFNAPTPEAGLQAWASYAYNHFRFQTYQQGPNDYTGNRLTGTAPHTLSAGLNASLQQGFYLTPSLSHQARLPLNDANTVFAPGYWTFAARGGWRRVLLQQLELDVFAGIENATDRKYSLGNDLNAFGNRYYQPAPGRNYYGGATVGWRW; this comes from the coding sequence ATGAATCGTATTTTCCTGTTGAGTGGATTGCTGCTGGGCAGCGTCCCGCTACTGGGGCAAACCCTGCCCGCACCGGATACCACCCGCACCGTGCTGCTCCCGGAAACCACCGTAACCGGCTACGGACAGGAGCTGCCGTTGCGCCGCACCGCCGCCGGTATTGGGGTAGTAGATGCCCGCGTTATCAACCAGTTCAACCAGACCTCCCTTACGGCGGCCGTGAATACGCTGCCGGGCGTGCGGCTGGAGGAGCGGGCCACCGCCAGCTACCGCCTCAGCGTACGGGGCAGCACGCTCCGCTCGCCGTTTGGGGTGCGCAATGTGAAGGTTTACTACAACGATATTCCCTTCACCGAGGCCAGCGGCAGCACCCCGCTCAACCTGCTGGACCCCGCTACTATTGGGCGCATTGAAGTGCTGAAAGGCCCGGCAGGCAGTGCCTACGGCGCCGGAACTGGCGGGGCCGTACTGTTCAGCAGCCCCCGGCCGGCCGCGGGCACCACCCGGGCACAAACCGGCTTCACGGCGGGCAGCTTTGGGTTGCGGCGCTATAACGTAGCTGCCGAAAGCGCCACGGAAAAAGCCAGCTGGCGCGCCCAGTACGTGCGTCAGACCCTGGATGGCTACCGCCAGCAGAGTGCCCAGCGCCGCAGCGTAGTGGCCCTGGATGGGGAGCTGCGGCCTTCTGATGAGCGCACCGTGGCCCTGCATCTGCTGTATACGGATCTGGATTATCAGCTGCCCGGTGGCCTTACCCTGGCGCAGTTTCAGCAGAACCCCCGGCAGGCCCGCCCCGATAGTCCGGTCGGGCCGGGCACTGTGGCGCAAAAGGCGGCCTACCGTTCCCGCACTGCCCTGGTGGGCGGTTCGCATCAATACCAATTCTCGCCCCGCCTCAGCAATAAAACCGTGTTGTATGGCTCCGGCTCAGTTATTCGCACCCCTTTTCTGGTAGACTATGAGCGGAACACGCTGCTGGGGCTGGGCGGGCGCACCGCCTTCCGTTACCAGACTACCCTGGCCGGACATACGCTCCGTTTGCTGGCGGGGGCAGAGGTGCAAAGCAGCTTCGAGAATTCCCGCAACTACCGCAACCAGGGCGGCACGCCCGGGGCCCTGCGCTACGATGATGAAATCCGGACGGCTATGGGCTTTGGCTTTACCCAGGCCGACTGGGAGCTGCCCGCCGGCTGGCTCCTGACGCTGGGGGCCAGCTACAACCGCCTGACCTACCGCATTACCCGGGTATCGGATGCGGCTGCGCAGCCAGATACCTATCAGTTTAAGCGAAGCTTCCGCCCGGAGGTTTCCCCGCGGGTGGCGCTGCTGAAGGAGCTCAGCCCCAAAATTTCAGCCTATGCCAGCGTGAGCACCGGCTTCTCGCCGCCCACCGAAGAAGAAATTCGCCCTTCCGATGGCAGCCTGAACGCCGACCTGCAGGCCGAGCGCGGCACCAGCTACGAAATCGGGACCAGGGGGCAGCTATTGGCCGATCGGCTCACGTTTGATGTTTCGGTGTTTGATTTTGAGCTCCGCCAAACCATTGTAACCCGCAGCAATGCGCAGGGCACCGCCTTGTTTTCCAACTCCGGGGCCACCCGCCAGTTGGGGGCGGAGGTAGCGGCGAGCGGCTGGTTGTGGAAGCCTGCATCGGTAGAAGGGGGGACCTTCAATGCGCCCACCCCCGAAGCGGGTCTGCAGGCCTGGGCCAGCTATGCCTACAACCACTTCCGGTTTCAGACTTACCAGCAGGGCCCCAACGACTACACCGGCAACCGCCTGACGGGCACTGCGCCGCACACCCTCAGCGCGGGCCTGAATGCCAGCCTCCAGCAAGGGTTTTACCTCACGCCCAGCCTCAGCCACCAGGCCCGCCTGCCCCTCAACGATGCCAACACCGTGTTTGCCCCCGGCTACTGGACTTTCGCCGCCCGGGGTGGCTGGCGGCGGGTGCTGCTGCAGCAACTGGAGCTGGATGTATTTGCGGGCATTGAAAACGCCACGGATAGAAAATACAGCCTGGGCAATGATTTAAACGCCTTCGGCAACCGCTACTATCAGCCCGCGCCCGGGCGTAATTATTACGGCGGCGCTACCGTGGGCTGGCGCTGGTAG